The following proteins come from a genomic window of bacterium:
- a CDS encoding polysaccharide export protein, with translation MKKAELIILIMLSCCSAFAADMQTPPGVSKTDKSKTVSGGDLNHVIKPRDVLEISVWRHEDLNTVQEVSPSGEINMPLLGEIKVQDMTVQDLKKHLEKLYEDGYIKNPYVTVIVQAKTFFVMGEVKRPGNYTLLGKINILSAITMAGGFTDFSDEGKVKIIKGTDKETVVVNVGRLIKHNEDADKYMIGPGDVINVPQSFW, from the coding sequence ATGAAAAAAGCTGAACTTATTATATTAATCATGTTATCTTGCTGTTCCGCTTTCGCGGCGGATATGCAGACTCCTCCGGGTGTTTCTAAAACGGACAAATCCAAAACTGTTTCGGGCGGCGACCTGAACCATGTTATAAAACCGCGTGATGTGCTTGAAATATCCGTCTGGCGGCATGAAGACCTGAATACTGTGCAGGAGGTTTCCCCGTCGGGAGAGATTAATATGCCTCTGCTGGGGGAAATTAAGGTTCAGGACATGACGGTCCAGGACCTTAAGAAACACCTTGAAAAACTGTATGAGGACGGTTATATCAAAAACCCGTATGTAACGGTTATAGTGCAGGCAAAGACCTTCTTTGTTATGGGAGAGGTAAAAAGGCCGGGAAATTATACACTCCTGGGTAAAATAAATATTTTAAGCGCTATAACCATGGCCGGCGGTTTTACCGATTTTTCCGATGAAGGGAAAGTTAAAATCATTAAGGGAACCGACAAAGAAACGGTAGTGGTTAATGTCGGACGCCTTATAAAACACAATGAAGATGCCGATAAGTATATGATCGGCCCCGGCGATGTTATTAATGTGCCTCAAAGCTTCTGGTAA
- a CDS encoding class I SAM-dependent methyltransferase gives MRLNKDHIEKSFYKNKNYYELMERRYNTAKGSLTVEPVTKELIFRALKSLNQGARVLEMGCGVGSNVRWLAERFPEIRFLGSDISEIGISYALQKVDSLKNLDFVVDDIQNSKLEKGKFSLIIAQSVLEHLTDYRKALGECFGLLDNNGTLIIRVGNGGRTGSGLFGFIKDTVKYILKVNHSRNLKPEFVINKEDIAGRREQHRKNFDMCSIPSDILAGDLKRAGFIINSFSTYRELSRLTERYERGNVLQKKLMDLYINTRIFPFSHMGRITILSASKRVM, from the coding sequence ATGCGTTTAAATAAAGATCACATTGAAAAATCATTTTACAAAAATAAAAATTATTATGAATTGATGGAGCGCAGGTATAATACGGCGAAAGGTTCGCTGACAGTAGAGCCTGTCACAAAAGAGCTTATATTTCGCGCGCTCAAATCGTTGAATCAGGGCGCCAGAGTTTTGGAAATGGGATGCGGCGTCGGAAGCAATGTAAGATGGCTGGCCGAGCGCTTCCCGGAAATAAGATTTTTAGGCTCTGATATTTCGGAAATCGGCATATCTTATGCGCTGCAAAAGGTTGACAGCCTTAAAAACCTTGATTTTGTTGTTGACGACATCCAAAACTCAAAATTGGAAAAGGGGAAATTTTCATTGATAATAGCCCAGTCTGTATTAGAACATTTGACTGATTATAGAAAAGCTCTCGGTGAATGTTTCGGGTTGCTTGACAACAACGGAACGCTCATAATCAGGGTTGGAAACGGGGGAAGGACGGGGTCAGGTTTATTCGGATTTATAAAGGATACAGTTAAATATATTTTAAAGGTTAACCATTCGCGGAATTTAAAGCCCGAATTTGTTATAAACAAAGAAGATATCGCAGGCAGAAGAGAACAGCACAGGAAAAACTTTGATATGTGCAGTATCCCGTCCGATATTTTGGCCGGAGACTTAAAAAGGGCCGGTTTTATAATCAATTCTTTTTCAACTTACAGGGAATTAAGCAGGCTTACGGAAAGATATGAACGCGGCAATGTTTTGCAGAAGAAACTGATGGATTTATATATAAATACGAGGATTTTTCCTTTCAGCCATATGGGGCGTATCACCATCCTTTCGGCGTCAAAGCGGGTTATGTAG
- a CDS encoding O-antigen ligase family protein: MNDKTKEINLVNYALVFILIAVSVFAPVALGAMRPWSGASLRLLGSVLFLVFGVSVFRKDEIIFNRLDLIALLFLAYCLAWLFFSPVKYFAVGEFLNILNYFFLFFVSARLFAGKKPVNIYIAGLMLSVLFVSSYGLIDYFKGMNSVFGILRPVQYHGRLGGTYICPNHCSGFFEISFFVILSCLFVRKINTGYKIIIGYILVLVVLSLFLCKSRGGLAGMLTGMAIFFVFVIRERKRNFLVGLSVILAVMIIIGIAFSPMIIERFSNLSSDTSVNTRITIWKDTLSLIKQRPLLGFGLGSYKWVYPAVRSMGMSRDINFAHNDYLHTWAELGVFGLALVLCFIFFYFRISIKSIGGISSSTKRFLLYGVLSGITVMLVHSLTDFNMHILANASILIILAGLGSSIAFSSLDPGKIRGIRVKPALASIIFSSVGVVACALSLMDIRAAILDMKGAESLEDGEFDTAIAFYEKSMLNYRVNPEVYKNAGRIYEILYKFRKNSDFREKAVDMFKKGGQSNPLEGDFNLGLGLIRQSEKKFPEAQNEFLKALEKDPNNAYYNNVIGTYYYIINDNEKAERYFKDASRMDFCNNYANQKLNLIRKRVAK; the protein is encoded by the coding sequence ATGAATGATAAAACAAAAGAAATTAACCTTGTAAACTATGCTCTCGTGTTTATTTTAATTGCCGTTTCCGTTTTCGCGCCGGTCGCTCTCGGGGCGATGAGGCCGTGGTCGGGCGCGTCTCTGCGGCTGCTGGGATCCGTCCTGTTTTTGGTTTTCGGGGTTTCTGTTTTCAGAAAAGATGAAATTATCTTTAATAGGCTTGACCTGATTGCTCTCCTGTTTTTAGCTTATTGCCTGGCATGGTTGTTTTTTTCCCCCGTTAAATATTTCGCGGTTGGAGAATTTTTAAACATTCTCAATTATTTTTTCCTGTTTTTTGTGTCGGCCCGGTTATTTGCCGGGAAAAAACCGGTAAACATTTATATTGCAGGTTTAATGCTGTCGGTCCTGTTCGTTTCGTCTTACGGGCTTATAGATTATTTTAAAGGGATGAATTCAGTATTCGGGATATTAAGGCCCGTCCAATACCATGGCAGGCTGGGGGGGACATATATATGCCCCAACCACTGTTCCGGATTTTTTGAAATTAGTTTTTTTGTGATCCTGTCCTGCCTGTTTGTCAGGAAAATAAATACAGGTTATAAGATAATCATAGGATACATCCTGGTATTAGTTGTTTTATCGCTGTTTTTATGTAAATCGCGGGGCGGCCTGGCGGGCATGCTGACGGGAATGGCAATATTTTTTGTTTTTGTAATCAGAGAAAGAAAAAGGAATTTCCTGGTTGGTTTAAGTGTTATCCTTGCAGTCATGATTATAATCGGGATAGCGTTTTCGCCGATGATAATTGAAAGGTTCAGCAATCTTTCTTCCGATACCAGCGTAAATACAAGAATCACTATCTGGAAAGACACGTTAAGCCTTATAAAGCAAAGACCTTTGCTGGGCTTTGGGCTTGGTTCATATAAATGGGTTTATCCGGCAGTGAGAAGCATGGGTATGAGCAGGGATATTAATTTTGCGCATAACGATTATCTGCACACATGGGCTGAATTAGGTGTTTTCGGCCTGGCCCTGGTGTTATGTTTTATCTTTTTTTATTTCAGGATCAGCATTAAATCAATCGGCGGGATATCCAGTTCAACAAAAAGGTTTCTTCTTTACGGGGTGCTTTCCGGTATCACCGTTATGTTGGTGCATTCCCTGACCGATTTTAATATGCATATTCTGGCAAACGCTTCAATTTTAATCATTCTGGCGGGATTGGGAAGCAGTATAGCATTTTCTTCTCTTGACCCGGGGAAAATTCGGGGCATAAGGGTTAAACCCGCGCTGGCTTCGATTATTTTTTCTTCAGTAGGTGTTGTTGCCTGCGCGCTTTCTTTGATGGATATCAGGGCCGCGATTTTAGATATGAAAGGCGCTGAATCTCTTGAAGACGGTGAATTTGACACTGCTATCGCCTTTTATGAAAAAAGCATGTTAAATTACAGGGTCAACCCCGAAGTATATAAAAATGCCGGGCGTATATATGAAATATTGTATAAGTTCAGGAAAAACAGCGATTTCAGGGAAAAAGCGGTTGATATGTTTAAAAAAGGCGGACAGTCAAACCCCCTCGAAGGCGATTTTAATCTGGGGCTCGGGCTTATTCGGCAATCCGAGAAGAAATTCCCGGAAGCGCAGAATGAATTTTTAAAGGCGCTGGAAAAAGATCCTAACAATGCTTATTACAATAACGTTATCGGGACCTATTATTATATAATCAATGACAATGAAAAAGCGGAAAGATATTTTAAAGATGCTTCCAGGATGGATTTCTGTAATAATTATGCGAATCAAAAGCTTAATCTGATAAGAAAGAGAGTTGCGAAATGA
- a CDS encoding oligosaccharide flippase family protein, whose translation MRNGVGRRSAINLSSRIIVSAISLVFLGIVSRKLSEEQLGVFAVLFVFCGIISMFGGLGFGTSSIRLIPELNAKDETSYVSDIIKYTVFVPFLILLFLMVAGFYFRENLAEVFLKSRDSADFILIILVASVFYATYDRIILIMQSLQWFSKIAVSNITINILQRSLAVIFLYFGYGVKGILYGFLIGNILGCILGLMLLLKYLLMPFSGYSLKQYISFSLPFYGQGFSRFLFSRADQTFIAILFTPDKLAVYFIAKRIVSLINLVLEPLLEPVIPKLSEIKARGLSAFRENSAKIYVIFSFLAFAGACFVIFNSKIALFIVGGVKYVPNTLILNILAVSVFLSFVFSVSRIGIYLYQHPKETFKISFYVGLINTSLGIVIGLYLGLAGFALAQCAGFLWGVFFIRCKYKSDWVIYEPRLDILYFLSLSAVVITGAAVNRYLAQANMDIINVVKIFILNFILIGVFSALIFKNKVVSNAFK comes from the coding sequence ATGAGAAACGGGGTTGGCAGAAGAAGCGCCATCAACCTTTCCTCAAGAATCATTGTATCAGCAATATCTCTGGTTTTTCTGGGCATTGTTTCACGCAAGCTGTCGGAAGAGCAACTCGGTGTTTTTGCGGTCCTTTTTGTTTTTTGCGGCATTATAAGTATGTTCGGAGGTTTGGGATTCGGCACTTCTTCGATAAGGCTTATTCCCGAACTTAATGCCAAGGATGAGACAAGCTATGTTTCTGATATTATAAAATACACCGTCTTTGTTCCGTTTCTTATACTGCTTTTTCTGATGGTTGCCGGTTTTTATTTCCGGGAAAATTTAGCGGAGGTGTTTTTGAAATCCCGGGATTCGGCGGATTTTATCCTTATAATACTTGTGGCAAGCGTTTTTTACGCCACTTATGACAGGATAATACTTATAATGCAGTCCCTGCAGTGGTTCTCCAAAATAGCGGTTTCGAACATAACAATAAATATCCTGCAGAGGTCGCTGGCGGTTATCTTTTTGTATTTCGGGTATGGGGTAAAAGGGATTTTGTACGGATTTTTGATAGGTAATATCCTGGGCTGTATCTTAGGCCTTATGCTTTTGCTTAAATATCTGCTTATGCCTTTTTCAGGTTACTCGCTGAAGCAATATATCAGTTTTTCTCTGCCTTTTTACGGGCAGGGTTTCAGCAGGTTCCTGTTTTCCAGGGCGGATCAGACTTTTATAGCTATCCTGTTTACCCCGGATAAACTGGCGGTATATTTTATAGCAAAAAGAATTGTATCTCTTATAAACCTTGTGCTTGAGCCCCTCCTGGAACCTGTAATCCCAAAGCTTTCCGAAATAAAAGCGAGAGGGTTGTCCGCTTTCAGGGAAAATTCGGCTAAAATATATGTAATATTCAGTTTCCTCGCGTTTGCGGGGGCCTGTTTTGTAATTTTCAATTCAAAAATCGCGTTATTCATTGTCGGCGGCGTTAAATATGTTCCGAATACACTGATATTGAACATTCTGGCGGTTTCGGTTTTTCTGTCGTTTGTTTTTTCGGTAAGCAGGATTGGGATTTACCTGTATCAGCATCCCAAAGAGACGTTCAAGATATCTTTTTATGTCGGGTTAATCAATACCTCCCTGGGAATCGTTATAGGCCTGTATCTTGGGCTCGCAGGGTTTGCGCTGGCCCAGTGCGCAGGGTTTCTCTGGGGTGTATTTTTTATAAGGTGTAAATATAAGAGTGACTGGGTGATATACGAGCCAAGATTGGATATTCTTTATTTTCTGAGTTTAAGCGCTGTTGTAATTACAGGCGCGGCGGTTAACAGGTATCTGGCACAGGCCAATATGGATATTATCAATGTAGTTAAAATCTTTATTTTAAATTTTATTCTTATCGGGGTGTTTTCGGCGCTCATATTTAAAAACAAGGTCGTATCAAATGCGTTTAAATAA
- a CDS encoding polysaccharide biosynthesis tyrosine autokinase: MKNVEDKHLLDYWRIVRKRKGLILATVFIVTFTTALVSFIMTPRYYASCKIRVVKQKPAVDVYGKQYSMMSDYDPIFFGTQSELIQSEPILLKVIDELGLAKRWFGARDDFKELGNKFALKRMKYHLRVKQFRGTDIIEIIFEDYDQEKVSVIANTIANVFRDERLRLMQENVKKGLDNLSESLNKSLQELAETDKELEDAKKRTGLAYYQGVSIDKQKLTEYNDAYIQAQMEAVLKKTEMDELTKLSPEDQLYTLSVGVRGNASQNLAVLKQRLAEASVELSVLLEDYGDKHPLVMQGKSKIKEIEDNIAKEIRGIINGLKTEYEVARVRAEELKHVLKTVKEEDQVLDEKQLEVVALVREVETNREVYMTLKKQLTEETVIKSLPVSYVEIVEPAVRPTIPSRPKKALNIALGLLFGLVLGTGFAYFMEYLDTSIKTVDDIEELLGLPILGVIPQKIKILFEEKRNSLNYESYRIVRTNLDLILQKNNYKVITVTSAGAGEGKSTTVVNTGIVLARAGKKVIILDTDIRKPRIASFFNAAETEGMVDILKGNMPLDKAIKDTREENLKFIPCGKSSSGFVGLLNSRKIKEFVSDLKNKFDIILMDAPPLIGVSDSSILANESDAVILVIQHRKYPKDMTKRAVKTLRNMGSNVIGAVLNNINFARDDDYYKHYAYYYHDNENEKS; the protein is encoded by the coding sequence ATGAAAAATGTTGAAGATAAACACCTTTTAGATTATTGGAGAATTGTCCGCAAGCGTAAAGGTCTGATATTAGCCACGGTGTTTATTGTCACTTTTACGACCGCACTTGTTTCATTCATTATGACACCCCGTTATTATGCATCCTGTAAGATCAGGGTGGTAAAACAAAAACCCGCGGTTGATGTCTACGGCAAACAGTATTCCATGATGTCGGATTATGACCCTATTTTCTTCGGGACACAGTCTGAATTGATACAAAGTGAGCCTATCCTTCTTAAGGTGATAGATGAACTGGGCCTCGCGAAGCGGTGGTTTGGAGCCAGAGACGATTTTAAGGAATTGGGGAATAAGTTCGCTTTAAAAAGAATGAAATACCATCTCCGTGTCAAGCAATTCAGGGGAACGGATATAATTGAAATAATATTTGAGGATTATGACCAGGAAAAGGTTTCCGTAATAGCCAATACCATTGCGAATGTTTTTCGCGATGAAAGGCTTCGTCTGATGCAGGAAAATGTTAAAAAAGGGCTCGATAACCTTTCTGAAAGCCTTAATAAGTCTTTACAGGAGCTTGCCGAGACCGATAAAGAACTTGAAGACGCTAAAAAACGGACAGGACTTGCGTATTACCAGGGGGTTAGCATAGACAAGCAGAAACTGACTGAATACAATGATGCTTATATTCAAGCGCAGATGGAAGCCGTCCTTAAGAAAACAGAGATGGATGAACTTACGAAACTTTCCCCCGAAGATCAGCTTTATACCCTTTCTGTCGGAGTCAGGGGAAATGCTTCACAGAACCTGGCAGTTTTGAAACAGCGCCTGGCGGAAGCCAGTGTCGAACTTTCCGTTCTGCTTGAAGATTACGGCGATAAGCATCCTCTTGTTATGCAGGGAAAAAGCAAGATAAAGGAGATAGAGGATAATATCGCGAAAGAGATTCGCGGGATTATTAACGGGCTTAAAACCGAGTACGAAGTCGCCAGAGTCAGGGCTGAAGAACTGAAACATGTTCTGAAGACTGTAAAAGAAGAAGATCAGGTGCTTGATGAAAAACAGCTTGAAGTGGTAGCCCTTGTCAGGGAAGTGGAAACAAACAGGGAAGTATATATGACGCTGAAAAAACAGCTTACCGAGGAAACAGTTATCAAATCTCTCCCTGTAAGTTATGTCGAAATCGTTGAACCTGCCGTGAGGCCCACAATTCCGTCCAGGCCGAAGAAAGCTTTGAATATAGCTCTCGGACTGCTGTTCGGACTTGTTCTGGGGACAGGGTTTGCTTATTTTATGGAGTATCTCGACACAAGCATAAAAACCGTAGACGATATAGAAGAACTTTTAGGATTACCGATCCTGGGTGTTATCCCGCAGAAAATAAAGATACTTTTTGAAGAAAAAAGAAATTCCCTGAATTACGAGTCTTACCGTATTGTCAGGACAAATCTTGACCTCATACTGCAAAAAAACAATTATAAAGTCATTACGGTTACGTCTGCCGGAGCAGGGGAAGGGAAATCGACGACTGTAGTAAACACGGGAATAGTTTTGGCAAGAGCCGGGAAAAAAGTGATTATACTGGATACGGATATCAGGAAACCCAGGATAGCGTCGTTTTTCAACGCGGCGGAAACAGAAGGGATGGTTGATATCCTGAAAGGGAATATGCCGCTGGATAAGGCAATCAAAGATACCCGGGAAGAAAATCTGAAATTTATACCGTGTGGCAAATCATCATCCGGTTTTGTAGGTCTGTTGAATTCCCGGAAAATAAAAGAGTTTGTTTCAGACCTGAAAAATAAATTTGATATTATTCTTATGGACGCCCCGCCTCTTATAGGCGTGAGTGACTCTTCCATACTCGCGAACGAAAGTGATGCCGTAATTTTAGTCATCCAGCACAGAAAATATCCCAAAGATATGACTAAAAGGGCTGTTAAAACTCTGCGCAATATGGGCTCGAATGTAATAGGGGCCGTTCTTAACAATATTAATTTTGCGCGTGACGATGATTACTATAAGCACTATGCGTATTATTATCATGATAATGAGAATGAAAAAAGCTGA
- a CDS encoding GDP-mannose 4,6-dehydratase codes for MKYLITGGAGFIGSHLSDALVKRGDEVYVIDDLSTGSLKNIEHLKSEKNFHCVIDTVMNEAVIGVLTYKCDVVFHLAAAVGVRKIIESPVETIETNVHGTENVLKAAAKEKKPVVIASTSEVYGKSMNRVFNENDDSIMGSTQKSRWSYACSKAIDEFLALAYLKEKSLPVIIVRLFNTVGPRQTGRYGMVIPNFVKQAIKGEPITVFGDGKQTRCFTYVTDVVNALIKLSETKSAVGEVFNIGSEEPISISGLAGKIKEKTSSPSEISYIPYDKAYESGFEDMLRRVPDISKLRKFIGYKAEYTLDMTLGKIIDYFKSNVGFE; via the coding sequence ATGAAATACTTGATTACAGGCGGGGCTGGTTTTATAGGCTCCCATCTTTCAGATGCCCTTGTAAAAAGAGGGGATGAAGTATATGTTATCGATGATTTATCCACCGGATCCCTTAAGAACATAGAACACCTGAAAAGCGAAAAAAATTTCCACTGTGTGATAGATACGGTTATGAATGAGGCGGTTATCGGGGTGCTGACTTACAAGTGCGATGTTGTCTTTCATCTTGCGGCCGCGGTAGGCGTGAGAAAAATAATAGAAAGCCCGGTTGAAACCATAGAGACAAATGTGCACGGAACCGAAAATGTGCTGAAAGCCGCGGCTAAGGAGAAAAAACCGGTTGTTATCGCTTCAACATCGGAAGTATACGGGAAAAGCATGAACAGGGTTTTTAACGAAAACGATGATTCCATTATGGGGAGCACACAGAAGAGCAGGTGGAGTTACGCCTGTTCCAAGGCTATAGATGAATTTCTCGCGCTCGCGTATTTAAAGGAAAAATCGCTGCCGGTTATAATAGTAAGGTTATTTAATACAGTCGGCCCCAGGCAGACAGGCAGGTACGGCATGGTTATCCCCAATTTTGTGAAGCAGGCCATAAAGGGAGAGCCTATAACGGTATTTGGAGACGGCAAACAGACAAGATGTTTTACATATGTGACGGATGTGGTTAACGCGCTGATTAAATTGTCCGAAACAAAAAGCGCGGTCGGGGAAGTGTTTAATATAGGTTCGGAAGAACCTATATCGATTTCCGGCCTTGCCGGAAAAATAAAAGAGAAAACTTCAAGCCCTTCGGAAATATCGTATATTCCCTATGATAAGGCCTATGAATCAGGTTTTGAAGATATGCTGAGGAGAGTGCCCGACATTTCCAAACTCCGGAAGTTTATAGGATATAAGGCTGAATACACTCTCGATATGACCCTGGGCAAAATCATAGATTATTTCAAAAGCAATGTTGGTTTTGAATAA
- a CDS encoding DUF2334 domain-containing protein: MNFAIRDDDISYWTDPSELESVYSEIFGKKVVVSFSVIPFAVKSFFPGERKKFYQDETERPVGENRELVEYLNRRIAEGKASITLHGYSHLKKIAVPGEHGYFSLTKDNIEQHAKHLPRGKLISLSEYRWKSYEQLKEETAKGKKHLEDTFSRKINVFVPPGNDISREGAKAVSECGLNLSGTMRIVKFNRKIDFYNLKNWTLKLFWRLAYNRVYPYVMDYGSHRELCAYGLISGKTIDELKDEFLFCFKKNAPFVLAVHHWELLKNPPLLEVFKQFLEFVFVFKNISFRDLNSLYGE, encoded by the coding sequence ATGAATTTTGCTATCCGAGACGATGATATTAGTTACTGGACGGACCCCTCTGAACTGGAGTCCGTTTACTCGGAAATTTTTGGGAAAAAAGTTGTCGTATCTTTTTCCGTAATCCCCTTTGCCGTAAAATCCTTTTTTCCCGGAGAGAGAAAAAAGTTTTATCAGGATGAAACGGAAAGACCTGTAGGGGAAAACAGGGAACTCGTAGAATATCTTAACAGGCGGATAGCGGAGGGAAAAGCTTCAATAACACTGCATGGTTATTCTCACTTGAAAAAAATTGCTGTTCCGGGAGAACATGGATATTTCAGCCTTACAAAAGATAATATCGAACAACATGCGAAACACTTACCGCGGGGAAAATTAATTTCTTTAAGCGAATACAGATGGAAATCTTATGAACAGCTGAAAGAAGAAACGGCAAAAGGGAAAAAACACCTTGAAGATACGTTCAGCAGAAAGATAAATGTCTTTGTCCCTCCGGGAAACGATATTTCCAGAGAGGGGGCAAAAGCTGTATCAGAGTGCGGGCTGAATTTAAGCGGGACAATGCGTATTGTGAAGTTCAACAGGAAAATTGATTTTTACAACCTGAAAAACTGGACTTTAAAATTGTTTTGGCGGCTGGCATATAACAGGGTATATCCATATGTTATGGATTACGGCTCTCACAGGGAACTTTGCGCGTACGGCCTGATAAGCGGGAAAACAATAGATGAATTAAAAGACGAGTTTTTATTTTGTTTTAAAAAGAACGCGCCCTTTGTGTTGGCTGTTCATCATTGGGAATTGCTGAAAAACCCGCCTCTGCTTGAAGTTTTCAAACAGTTTCTGGAGTTTGTGTTTGTTTTTAAGAATATATCCTTCAGAGATTTAAATTCATTATATGGAGAATGA
- a CDS encoding outer membrane beta-barrel protein: MRLKIVILAVIIGLAGCCSYVSAWDILDRNDFFTPSVRFRTEYDDNIYTTEDDETASWKFIVEPKIELKFDFPQDVVSLDYKFGYRYYTHSPHGKDHEFDHNANFSWSHEFDPRCTLFLKNTFVYDQEPEAVDNNVVLQREGNYYYNKGSVGLAYNMTEMFVIRPRYYNEYLHYVDDFYEDQYDRFTNAVGADIDYLMNPTTSPYAGYLLLRTDWKENHDRDYWSHRVYGGVKHRFSKMFYIDGKVGYEYRDFKGYGNFDSPFADISLTTTISPMTNFTVGYFIEIDNPATGDYKYQQRQKAYLRAEHKFTRRLAVFARGSYDHGRYNRSSRIASAARDGRQETWEAAVGLSYEFKDYLFAEAGYNYIDVDTDVSTPYDRNRVYMGVNLIF, encoded by the coding sequence ATGCGTTTAAAAATTGTTATATTAGCTGTAATTATCGGGCTTGCAGGTTGTTGTTCATATGTGTCGGCATGGGACATTTTAGACAGAAATGATTTTTTCACGCCGTCGGTAAGGTTCAGGACCGAATATGACGATAATATTTACACTACAGAAGATGATGAAACGGCCAGCTGGAAATTTATAGTTGAGCCGAAAATCGAACTTAAATTTGATTTTCCGCAGGATGTGGTCAGCCTGGATTATAAATTCGGATACAGGTATTATACACATAGCCCTCATGGGAAAGACCACGAATTTGACCACAATGCCAATTTTAGCTGGTCCCATGAATTTGACCCCAGGTGCACGCTGTTTCTCAAGAATACCTTTGTTTATGACCAGGAACCCGAAGCAGTCGATAACAATGTTGTACTGCAGAGGGAAGGTAATTATTATTACAACAAAGGTTCCGTCGGGCTTGCTTATAATATGACTGAAATGTTTGTGATAAGGCCCCGCTATTACAATGAGTACCTGCATTATGTTGATGATTTCTATGAAGACCAGTATGACAGGTTTACTAATGCTGTGGGAGCCGATATTGATTATCTGATGAATCCAACAACTTCCCCTTACGCCGGATACCTTCTTCTCCGCACCGATTGGAAAGAGAACCATGACAGGGATTACTGGTCTCACAGGGTTTACGGCGGAGTGAAGCACAGGTTCAGCAAGATGTTTTATATTGACGGTAAAGTAGGGTATGAATACAGGGATTTCAAAGGTTACGGGAATTTTGATTCGCCTTTCGCCGACATAAGCCTGACCACCACTATTTCACCTATGACTAATTTTACTGTCGGTTATTTTATCGAGATAGACAACCCGGCCACCGGAGATTATAAATACCAGCAGAGGCAAAAAGCGTATCTCCGCGCGGAACATAAATTTACGCGCAGGCTGGCTGTTTTTGCAAGAGGTTCGTATGACCACGGGCGCTATAACAGAAGCAGCAGGATCGCGTCAGCCGCAAGAGACGGCAGGCAGGAGACATGGGAAGCTGCCGTCGGCTTAAGTTATGAGTTTAAAGATTATCTTTTTGCGGAAGCAGGATATAATTATATTGATGTTGATACTGATGTATCCACCCCGTATGACCGGAACCGCGTCTATATGGGTGTAAACCTTATTTTTTAA